A genomic region of Jeotgalibaca ciconiae contains the following coding sequences:
- a CDS encoding lipoate--protein ligase produces the protein MYFVDNQNHLDPSVNISLETYLLKEKKLDEPILLFYINEPSIIIGRNQNTIEEINQGYVEDNGIHVVRRMSGGGAVYHDLGNFSFCFITEDDGNSFRDFAKFTEPVIGFLHSVGVKDAALKGRNDLTIGEKKFSGNAMYSTNGRMTAHGTILFDSDLDAVTSALKPRKEKIESKGIKSIRSRVTNIKPFVDDQYKELSTEEFRDLMLLYIFDVEKREDVKEYLLTEEDWKRVYEIREEYFGNWDWNYGQSPKFDVEIRKRYPIGTIDFNFNIESSKIKSVKVYGDFFGLGEISDVEEALVGTHFTKKDVKEKLEEIDLKKYFGNITADELAESLFEQ, from the coding sequence ATGTATTTTGTAGACAATCAAAACCATTTAGATCCAAGTGTTAATATTTCTCTAGAAACTTATTTATTAAAAGAAAAGAAATTGGACGAGCCGATTCTTTTGTTCTATATTAATGAGCCGTCCATTATTATCGGGCGTAATCAAAATACGATTGAAGAAATCAATCAAGGATATGTGGAAGACAATGGAATTCACGTGGTTCGTCGTATGTCTGGTGGCGGGGCGGTATACCATGACTTAGGAAACTTTTCTTTCTGCTTTATTACGGAAGATGATGGGAATTCATTCCGGGATTTTGCAAAATTCACCGAACCGGTTATTGGATTTTTACACAGTGTGGGCGTTAAAGACGCAGCATTGAAAGGTAGAAATGACTTGACGATTGGGGAAAAGAAATTTTCAGGAAATGCCATGTATTCTACAAACGGCCGCATGACTGCACATGGGACAATTCTTTTTGATTCGGATTTAGACGCTGTTACAAGTGCATTAAAACCGCGCAAAGAAAAAATTGAATCCAAGGGCATCAAATCCATTCGCAGCCGCGTAACCAATATAAAGCCGTTCGTAGATGATCAGTATAAAGAACTTTCAACAGAAGAATTTCGCGATTTAATGTTGCTTTATATTTTTGATGTTGAAAAACGAGAAGATGTTAAGGAATATCTCTTGACAGAAGAAGATTGGAAACGTGTGTATGAAATTCGTGAAGAATACTTTGGTAATTGGGATTGGAACTATGGACAGTCGCCAAAATTCGATGTTGAAATTCGTAAACGTTACCCAATTGGAACGATCGATTTTAACTTTAATATTGAATCTTCAAAAATTAAGAGTGTGAAAGTTTATGGAGATTTCTTTGGCCTAGGAGAAATTTCTGATGTAGAAGAAGCACTTGTTGGAACACACTTCACAAAGAAAGACGTAAAAGAAAAACTAGAAGAAATTGATTTGAAGAAATACTTCGGCAATATTACGGCGGATGAGCTAGCGGAATCATTATTTGAACAATAA
- a CDS encoding secondary thiamine-phosphate synthase enzyme YjbQ, whose protein sequence is MAQNLFQYSIRTKEKQTFVNLDRYLEDALEQSGIQDGMMLVYCPHTTAAITINENADPDVKIDLKLGLDETFPNKSDYVHMEGNSDGHMKSSVVGANEMLIVSDGKLILGMWQSVYFAEFDGPRTRTVYVKIIKG, encoded by the coding sequence ATGGCTCAAAATCTTTTTCAGTATTCAATTCGGACGAAAGAAAAACAAACTTTTGTTAATTTAGACCGTTACTTAGAGGATGCACTTGAACAGAGTGGTATCCAAGATGGAATGATGCTTGTGTATTGTCCACACACGACAGCTGCAATTACTATAAATGAGAATGCTGACCCAGATGTAAAAATAGACTTAAAACTTGGGTTAGATGAAACCTTTCCCAATAAAAGTGATTATGTTCATATGGAAGGAAATTCCGATGGACATATGAAGTCATCTGTCGTTGGAGCAAATGAAATGTTAATTGTCAGCGATGGGAAACTTATTTTAGGAATGTGGCAAAGTGTCTATTTTGCTGAATTTGATGGACCTCGCACAAGAACGGTATATGTAAAAATTATTAAAGGGTAG
- a CDS encoding MBL fold metallo-hydrolase, with protein MELTILGFMGGYPTRDIGTTAYLLESKNYHLLIDVGSNAVLSLEHHLDPLDLNAVILTHYHPDHVADMGVLQHVFQLKERGDGKPKQILPIYGHTESDLHLLRTSEGVSEGVDYSEKDIMTIGPFEIRFLKTIHPVPCYALSIIDTTSGKKFVFTADSAYLESFVDFAKDADLLLADANLYRGNEKHHAHMTSKEVGELAEEAKVKELVLTHLPPEGDWERLLEEAKESAPNVRVTLAEKNRKIQI; from the coding sequence ATGGAATTGACAATTTTAGGCTTTATGGGTGGATATCCAACGCGAGATATTGGTACAACCGCCTATTTGCTAGAATCAAAAAACTATCATTTACTAATTGACGTAGGCAGCAACGCTGTCCTGTCATTGGAACACCACCTTGATCCGCTTGATTTGAATGCAGTAATCCTAACACATTACCATCCTGACCATGTTGCTGATATGGGTGTTCTACAGCATGTATTTCAATTGAAGGAGCGTGGAGATGGAAAGCCAAAACAGATTTTGCCGATTTATGGTCATACTGAATCTGATTTGCATCTTTTGCGTACCAGTGAGGGCGTATCAGAGGGAGTGGATTATTCTGAGAAAGATATAATGACAATCGGTCCTTTTGAAATTCGCTTTTTAAAAACGATTCATCCCGTTCCTTGCTATGCTTTGTCGATTATTGACACGACTAGTGGTAAAAAATTTGTATTTACAGCCGATTCTGCTTATTTAGAGAGTTTTGTTGATTTTGCCAAAGATGCCGATCTTTTGTTGGCTGATGCAAATTTATATCGTGGAAATGAGAAGCATCATGCTCATATGACTTCAAAAGAAGTTGGCGAACTTGCTGAAGAAGCAAAGGTAAAAGAACTGGTTCTGACACATCTGCCGCCAGAGGGAGATTGGGAACGTTTGTTAGAAGAAGCGAAAGAATCTGCTCCAAATGTAAGAGTTACATTAGCTGAAAAAAATCGAAAGATTCAAATATAA